The DNA region CTTAGATAAATGGGATATATGCAAATACGATGAAAATAGTGATTAACATTCATTTTCTTAAGAAGGATATAAAAACTAAATCTGGCCAAATAGAAATATCTAGTCAGAACCTTGAGTTTTGGACAAAAGTACCACTACAAAGAATATGCCCTGTTCCAGCTCTTGAATCCTTCGGAATTCACCCTATAAAACGCAGCATCTGGCCTATACCAACAATTCTGGGTTCGTTGCACCTTGGACGCCTTAGTTTCGTTGCAACTGCTGGAACTCAACTAATTTCCTCATTCGTTGGTTCAACAGATGTTTTCCATCGTTTTTTACTAATGGGAAAAATAGAGGAAAGCCGCTGCAACTGCCGTTAGGAGAACTGATTGTAATCGCTGCAGCTAATTGTTTGGGTCGATTTACAACATCGCAATCTTGCAAAGATGCCGCTGCAATTTATCAGGTGCATCCTCGACTGAATCCTTCTTCGTTGTAACTTCTAACGTTATGTCGGTAGCCCATCCACCACAAATACTAGTTAATTCATTGATGCTGTCTTTTCTCAACGAGGTAGAAAACTAACGGGTTTCTTCTGTGCCGCCGGCACAACAATAGTTGAACCGGCTTTGGAAAATCACTGCCATGCCTTCCTTCTCAACAGAAAGAGTTCTAACGCATCAGGGAACCATGATTTTGTTATCCTGTCTTTTTCCCAGCTAGCGTCCATATTTTGCTGCTGCATGTAGCGATAGTCCCAACGAAGATACATTGGAAGTTGCAAAATGTCCTACTTAATTACCTTTAATTCATCCCAGCTGTTgcatcaatttattttacaagatATTAAAGGCTTTTGCAgcagaaattatttttgttacatCGATTTATTTTACAAGATATATGTGAATATATCTGAAATTGGGCATTTCCTGCCATTGATCTAATAAACCAGttcaccactattttgtgtttgattgcTATATTTTGTGTACTACATTTCTCCCCACAGACTATACAATATTACTGGTAACATGCATTTACACGTTTTATAGTACTGCTACTTCAATTAATAAGTAGATCATAATATTACAGTATATCATATTCATTGTCAATAGCTCATATTACAAGATAATATTAGTCATTAATTTGGTAACATTTTCAGTAGATCATATAAGTTTATccaaatattatcataaatatacataaaaaaagatAGAGGAATATAAAATGTGTGTTCTTCATAGGATGGATAAAACTCACAGCTTAACTTATTTATCATTGCCAATAGGTCAGTAACTGTTTCTGGAAAAATTACATGGAAAATGAAGATCACAacaatgttatatattttatatatccataaaataaattttggcaaaagtttttttcattaataaacAAGCAGATTCATAAATTCCTAGCtaatttcatatatagactaCCTAAACACCTCTGTTAATGCATTCACTATGTAATTGCTATGTGGGTCTCATCCTCATGCAATTTATAGACCAAAAACTAGAATTTCTAGAATGCAGTTGTCATATATGAAATCTGTAACATTGCATAACGATTGAGCAATTGAAGGTGCATAAGAACCATCTCAGAATAAAACTGTTGCAACCCAAACATCATATAGCCATACAAAATCACAGCTTCATTGATCATCAAGCTCTGAAACCAGTGACATTGTACAAACAAAAATTCCCTCTGTTTCCAGAACTTTTTTCTTGCTTCCTTACAATTGCCCAGCCCCTACTAACTAGTCCAATCCCCACAATTGCCACATGTATTTAAACTTTCAGtatccatatatatacactggTGCATTCATGTAATTCACACATAGAAAGAGAGGAGAGACTGATTTCTTACACATTATATATCCCCTAACTGATATATTGTAATTGCATTGTACTCAATGAACCTATTGGTCCATGCCCTCTGAACTGTCATCACACATTGCAGCATAGCCCTACACATTTCTGGCTGGAGTGGGTGGAACttcttaattaacatatatagccctccaacaaaaaaatgaaagtggCCGCCCATTAATATCAAAATGAAGTCACATTATGTCCAACCACCTGCATTCCAATAACCCTTTTACGTTCAATGGAGGTATacatttcaataaatatatagttaaggTAAATTATTAATGAACCTACAAAAATCATCTATCGCTTTGTGGTTAACATGAATTATTTCATATtcaacaacttgcctagttgcAGTTGCTTCTGGTACTCACTATCCTGTGTGCAAACTATTGCCCTTATACGTCTCCCATTACGAACCCCTTATACttgaaataaattcagaatGTCGAATGTGTGCTagatatcatatttatatatgaaagaTCATACTTAGTGTAAGTTCCCTCTAGATCAAATCTTTGTATCATGATCAAATCTGACCAACACGTATCAACACAGTTTTTTGTCTAAATTGGCTTGTTACTTTGGTTGCTCGTGGTTTCACAATTTTGTTCTGGGGAAACCCTGAATATATTCCCAGTAATATGACTTCCTATCTAGATATATCAAAAATAAACCCCAACTAGCATTGGTTGTGATTCCAATATCTCACTAAGGCCAGCTATGATATAAATGTTGGAAACATGGTATCTATGGTGTATTTTGTGTTCCTCTTAACTTAACACCTTTTTGAATACACAATACTCATCCAGCAATTACGAATACTTGAGCACTTGCTTCCAATCTTAGGTCTTTATGATCTTTAGTACCCTTAAAATAATCCAGTTTTAAGGGTATCATATACATGCCATCCATTCAGTTTCAAGCTATAGGacatcaaaatctatataaCACAATAGTTTAGGACCATTTTGATATCACTTTTGTTCAAGCATAATCCCATTACTACCTCCAACCTCTATCTCTAATCTGTGTAGCCCACCCCGTATATTCATAAGTAGTTAATTCAAATTTGTCCTAAATTCAAGTGCTGCCCCATATCTGTAGCTGATCAACATGCATCAGTCTGAACACTCTTGactttatttcatatattcatGCTAAGGATTGATAAACGGGAAAGGCATGGTTATGACCAATTTTGTCATCTTATATCTCCTtggcattttcaaatttttcttaaactacAATGCAAAGCAAAATTCAGCAccagttttttcaaaataaataaatatggactGCACAGGCCAGTTTTGCACAGCCATTTCAAAAGCATGAATCAACAAATCAACTAATGGCTTATATCAGCTTCACTACAACACAGTCATCCctttgaaacattaaattttgtaatttttctaaCCTTTTTGGGGAAATGTAACTGCTTACCAGACATCTCCACACATTTTCATTACAGTTGAACATTTTGATTTGGGATATTGCTTATGGATGTTGTCCCCCACATTGCTGTCTAGTTGCGACAGCCTAAAGGCAACCAATTCCCAACCACGGGTCTATGCAGTACCTGCATACCAACAATCCTGTCAATTATCTTCTTAATAATTGAGAGAGTGTGACCAAGTAAATTCACGAGTTGCTGTGAAAATTGTCATACTTACATATTGTATTTTTTCTAATTCTGCTTCAAATATGTAACCCCATTGAACTGCTCCCCTAATATGCTAACTTACTAGTTTAAAACAAGCTAGTCTGTTCATTAACTATCTAATACATTGCCAGGTAGAGAAATTGCTTCTCCCCCAACCATCCCATACCTGCCCTTTTGGCTTCCAAAAAAAAGGACCAGTTCGTACCCTATACAGAAGGCATATATAGACAGCAGattgctacatatatatatacatatgtatatatttatatgttttcccCCAGCCACCCTCTCCTTCTTTCCCAAAAAGCATGCAATAAGCATGCACCATATTAACCCACAAAAAAGGCACCCAAAATAAgtcaaaaaatatctaaaaggtTTTTGCATGCAATTCGGGGGTCACTGTCTCCCCCGAACTCCGTCCCCCTCGCGTGACTAAAATGAAGCCATGAAACTCCTCAAAAGAGCATTAGTTTCAATTTGATGCTCCACAACCACTCGCATTTCTTCCCTCACACGATCTAGTTAACTCTTGTAGTCCTCCGCATCTTTCTTATGTTTTTCCACTATCATTGCATACTCTTTAGCTTGTAACACGTCCTTTTCTCTTGTAGACTCTGGTATCACCATCTCTCTGAGGCCTTGTGCATATCCTGACCTATGCCCAAGTAACTCCCTAAAGACAGCCTTAGCTGCCTCTTCAGTGCAATTCTCAGGGGCTAAGTCATCCATCTTTCCAGCCATCTCCTTCTGCACATGAAGTAAAatcagttattttttatttcagttATGAAACAATGGTTTCcaaatttcatcattttttttaactatgcCAAATTGTTTATCTGGGCTGAAAGATTTGAGATGACTTACATAAATATCTTCACTGGCATCTATGACGAATCTATCATTCTTCTTGACCAACGGACTGCTTTGTAGAAGTCCACTAAGTTTGCTCCTTTAGATCGCTATTTGTTATTAAAATGACAATTTAGTTACATGGTTCAACAACCATAAATGAAAGTACTGACGATGTATAATCAACAACAAAATCTGCAGTGAATTCCCTAGCGTACAGCCACAGTTACAAAATCTCTAGTAGCCTAGGTAGGATGTgctatggattttttttaattaacccAACTTTGTGCTTTGTCTAGATTCAGCAGAGATGCAAAATATATAGCAATTTAATAATCTGGTGGCAAAGTCTAACAGTTTCATGTTTTTAACTATCACCCACAACCCTTTAAGTTAACAATTCTATGTGACCATAAGTGGTTGCATAGCTAATATAGACAGAAATATCACAATCTGGAAAATAGGCTTGTCTTCAAGACACAACACCCATCTTACAACAACACCTTGTGGACTTCTACACATTCCAACTTTCCGTGTCTTAACCCCTAACCTAATTTGTATATGGCCTCATATTTTTGCATGCAACCGTAAGACAGAAATATGCTACTCTCCACTTATATGTCTGTCTCTGCTtgataaaaaattcttaaacaATGACCACATAATCCAGTTATATTTTAAAACAGAATTTTAATGCAAAAATATGTTGGGTGAGAGTTAATGCGATGACTTACAATTGCTACCTCCAATCACTGATCTTAACAGAACCGTCTGTGTGTTTATAAATAATCCAGTAGAAATTGTGATATAGAGCTTATTATTACCATAATCAGCTTGAAATGAATTGAAGCAAATTTGCCCATTGCCTATACCTTTTCCTCTAGGATCCTCACAAACGTTTTCTACCCTGCAGTGTGATTAATCTTCAGCTTCTTACGATTCTCCTTATTTATGTTTGAGATTTTCTGCCAAATTCAAATAAACAGGTTATTTTTCTGCCAGCTATATGCATTTTGGCAAGACttgtttatattgtatatacCATATGGTAGCCCAAAATACCGAAGCTTTAACATACCTTGAAGTGGTCACTTCCCCATCGGCCACATAGCTTAACCCATACCAAGAGCGAGACCAAGCTTGTCCCACCGGCCAATGCCTCCTCATGACTCGCATATGCCAAATACTTCTTGTGAAGCTCATGGTGGAAGGCGTTAAATCTCTTACGCAGTTGCTTCCAAACTACCAACCGATGGTTCTTAAGTTCCCAATCTAATTCAAAGTCACCctacacataaaaaaaactatggtCATCAAACCCAATGTTAAGTGGCCTTCCTTACAATAGCATTACAGCTGTGTATATTGTCTTACCCTGACCCTGTTAATCAACTCATCCTTAACGGACTTGGGTACATCCGTCCATCTTGCGAAGCTCATGTCCGCATGATGTTTTAAAATCCACGTTACTCGTGTTGTAAAGAATGAGGCATTCTCATAGCAAGGTGTTATTTCCCCATCATTTATTCTCAAGGGTACTTTCTCATGCCTCCTCAATTTATCGAACTCAGTACACTTAGCGGGCCCACGTCCACGTTTCTGTTGACCAACGTTTGTTACGGGAACCGTTGCTTCGTCCTCTATGTCATTAACACCAGAAAATTATACAGCAATTATTTACTGAGAACAAACTAAAATTAGTAAAACATATCAATAAAGATGTATTGCAGGTCAAAGGAATATTCAGGTACATGAATAACACAACTAATGGCTTACCAATATTATCTCTAGTAGAAATGGCCCCCAGAATCAGATTGGTTCTGGGAGTATTTATTTGAACGATCGGTGGCTGTGTTGACTCATCATATCTCTCACCTTGACCCTCTCGCTGACCTCCATCGccaaatattgtctctattagTGTCTGCTGTCGGTATTGGATTGGCGTAGACATGATATCTTTCTATGGATGGTGGCTGTGTTGACTCATCATGCATTTCCCCATTAACCTCTCACATTAACCATCGCCAAATTGGGTCTCTATTAGTGTCCGCTGTTGGTATTGGATTGGTGTTCACATTATTTCTGAATACAGATGGTGGCTGTGTTGCCTCATCATAGCTCTCGCCTTGACCCTCTCGCTGATTCCATCGCCAAATATTGTCCCTATTGGTGTCCGCTGTTGGTATTGGATCGGCATTGACATCATTTCTTTCTACGGAGGGTGGTTGTGCTGACTCATCTAATCTCTCGTGTTGACCCTCTCGCTGACTCCAACTtgaaatattgtctctatttgTGTCCGTTGTTGGTATTGGATTAGCGTTGACAGTATTTCTTTCCATGGAGGGTGGCTGTGTTGACTCATCAGAGCTCTCGCCTTGAGTCTCTCGCTGACTCCATTGGCAAATAAGTGGAGGCCGTGGTCAGCCTCTTGAATAAGGTCCACATCATCTTTTGAAGTGTTGAACTCCTCTACCCCTTCCTCTCCCACTTTGTTCCATCTAGTTATCCAACTTTATCTTCATATTAGGTGACAACCAAATTAGAAAATTATCTACAGCCTAAAGGGCTGTATTACATTACCTCACTTTAGGTGACTGAGTCAgttcatgtatcaaaatagaaagcaataaatataaattaaaactgTGCAAATTCTGTCAAACATTTTACAGAAAGTTTACTTTTCTGTAACATTACAGAGTACAAAAAAACTGCATGCaagtctatatttatatatattaagtggGAAGAAAAGCAAAGCCCAAAACTTGAATTTTGCAATATCTGTCTAAATTGGCTACTCATGTCATTTAGACAGCTCTACATAGGACATGATGTAAATTGTTCCATATAACAGTTCACCCCTTGAATATCATTCCACCTAGATGAGTAGCCAATGTCAAAAATCTTAATCAAAATCTATTTTATTGGGAGCAAAACACTGCCAATAAAACACCATGCAACCAATTTATCAACCTATGCAAATAATGGTAGAGCAATATCAACTAAAGCTTTAGATATTTCAGAAAATTGGAAACAAGTCCTAACCATTGTTTCCTTGTCTTAATATAATTACTTAAGACAACTCTTCAGACAAACCAACAGCCTTTAATGTTATACCATGTATTCCGTAATTTTCCAAATCAACCTATGCAGCAGAATAAGTGAGTATTATAAAAAAACCAATAGTCTTAACAACTTCCCTCTATATTAATTTACAACATGTTATTTTGCAGTTTGAAGTTAGGCATGCAATATTCTTAGTCCTACATCTGCACTTCCTCACTTACCATGCAGTTTAACAATCTCAACCTAACATACGGAAAGTAGTTTACCTCCTATTTTTTCTTGTACTGGACCAATGCTGCTGTTGGTAACACCCCACCTTATGAGGTTCGTAATCCAAGTGATAGAGAACTTTTGAACTATCTTCAATGACTGAATGGCTGGTTACTGGGCATGCAGCATGACCTGCCCAATATAGTAACCGTATCAATTCACCGAAGGATAAGGTTCAAGATATTTAATGTACCATAATTATCAGGATTTCAATTCACTAGTAAGCATACTTGACTATGAAACAGGTTGGTTAAGATATATggagtgcattgcagtctccaaAACCAAGCCTAACCAATTATTAAACAGGTTTGGTTAAGTCACACAAtgcagtaaatttttttttccttttttggacTCTGTACTCAAGCATTTCACTCTCCATTTAATGGACAACTCTCTATTTCCTTATCCCACATAACTCATCAGAAAAAAATTTTCTGATGAGATATATTCTTCCCGAATACATCCCAGCTAATAGAAATCACTACAACCCTCTCAATCTCCAACTTCGTACCCATTAGAAAATCTCAGCATGAatctcaaaaaataagaaaaagaagaaagccaACAGGAAACCAGTAAGAAAATTctgaacaacaataaaaaatgttGTCCAGAAAATAAAAGGATAGAGACAAGTCTATAGAAGAACAAACCAACCTTTGAGTCTTCAAGAATAGCGTTAATGAATAAAGTTAGCAAGAAATACCTTCTGAACTTACCTTGAACTGTTTAACTTCAAAGCAGAAATCTGCGTCCTCTTACCAAGTGGTTGTTGGCAGTGTTGTTGCAAAAATTCACAACCTTTCTACTTTAACAGGGAAGACAAGAGCAGGTATTGAATTCAAGTGCAAAAACATAGTGGCAAGTTCTTCAGCTTCGTCTATATGTACTGAGCAACAACTGTGTACTTCATCAGCTGATATGCAACAGTTTAAATGTGATAACTTCCAAATTTACCCCTGTTATTCCAACTTTCAGTAAACATTCTCCTGCCCACTAAAATCCAGTGCCAAAACTTTCCCCCCACTCCACTGATAATGAACTGTACGTTTGCCATCTGGTTTTAATTAAGACTCACTAGTTATTTAAGTTACCAATTAACTTAAATAAGCTTTTAAGTAAATCTATCTTTTACTTAGAAACAGCTCTTGATCCTGCTCTATAGTGTATAAATTCAATCATGTATAATTTGCAATAGCATTAATTAATTCTTAGTGTTGATCAGAATACCTATTTACATCATGTAATACTGCCCACAATTGACACCATGATACTCATGCATATACATGATTCAATATTTTGTTGGTTGTGCAACAGGTCCTCTCCTCTCAAGGTTGAGGTTTTTCTCTCTAGCAGAGTTTTGTCTCTTAAGCTAGTTTTTGGCTGGTTTGAAGAGGAGAGATGGCAGAGGAAATAACAAAACAGTGGGAAGAACTGAGTCTCACGGAGAAGGAGAAGGGGGAGGTAGTACTGGTCCCTGATTCAACAGCAACAAAACAGCTACATAGTAACTACTGTCTGCTGGCTATGATCATAGCTGAAAGGCCGGTAAATAGAGAAGCCTTTAAGACAACTATGGCAAGAGTATGGAGATGCAAAAGCTGGATACAATTCACTGAAGTTGGAAGCAATAAATACTTAGTTGAGTTCCACTTAGAGCAGGATCTACAACAGGTTATACATGGTAGGCCTTGGTCCTTTGATAGGTGGCTGGTCTGCATTCACTTGTATGAAGGGGATAGATCAATCAATGAAGTTCCTTTCATCTTGGAAGAATTTTGGGTTCAAGCATATAACATGCCTTTGGCAAGTATGACTGAAGAGGTAGGCAAAAAGATTGGTGATACAATAGGGAAGACTCTCTCAGTACAAGTTGATGATAGGGGCATAGGATGGGGTAAGTTCCTGAGACTCAAGGTGGAGGTCGACATCTCAAAGGCTCTTCAAAGAGGtcttttcttgtcttttgaAGGTAAGAGAACCTGGATCCCTTTTAAATATGAACGTTTGCCAtctttttgtttcaaatgtggGGTCTTAAAGCATGCACAAAGAGGCTGCCAAGTAATGAAAACAGTCAGCAGTAAGCTCCAGTATGGGCCTTGGCTTCGAGCACCAGCAACCAGAGAAGGAGACCTCTCAAGGAAAAGGTATGGCAACTCAAGTCCACCTAGAGAAACAGAGGAGCAACCatgggggagggagagagaggtcaGGGAAGACAGTCCAACCAAAAAGCATGACAATACTCCAGGGGGTCAGAATGCTAACCTGCAGGATGGGGACAGCACAGAAACAAAAGGGGCAACTGTGAAAGACCACCTTTTTGTTTATCAGAAGACAGGAAGCAGTCAGGTCCTTTTTAAGGAAACAAACGTGGAGCTAGTTGTGGGCAAGTCAGAACAGTTTTCAAAGGATGCAGGACCTTGTCTGATGCAAGGCCTTGAAGATGCTGCTTTGCCAATCAACAAGGCAGAAACCTCCAGCAAGGACAAGGCCCAACAACCTGTCTTGAACCTCAGTAGCAATGATCTGGTGGCCCAA from Carya illinoinensis cultivar Pawnee chromosome 6, C.illinoinensisPawnee_v1, whole genome shotgun sequence includes:
- the LOC122313105 gene encoding uncharacterized protein LOC122313105 translates to MSTPIQYRQQTLIETIFGDGGQREGQGERYDESTQPPIVQINTPRTNLILGAISTRDNIEDEATVPVTNVGQQKRGRGPAKCTEFDKLRRHEKVPLRINDGEITPCYENASFFTTRVTWILKHHADMSFARWTDVPKSVKDELINRVRGDFELDWELKNHRLVVWKQLRKRFNAFHHELHKKYLAYASHEEALAGGTSLVSLLVWVKLCGRWGSDHFKKISNINKENRKKLKINHTAG